The following proteins are encoded in a genomic region of Thermococcus henrietii:
- the rpsG gene encoding 30S ribosomal protein S7: MAKPLTERFFIPKELKVMGRWSVEDVVVNDPSLRPYINLDARILPHSHGRHAKKPFGKAQVHIVERLINKVMRSGASHFKAGGHFMRREHRSIMSKKMKAYEVVKEAFMIIERRTKQNPIQVLIRAIENSAPREDTTTIAFGGIRYHMAVDVSPLRRLDIALKNIALGASIKCYRNKTTFAQALAEEIIAAANKDPKSFAYSKKEEIERIAQSSR, from the coding sequence ATGGCCAAGCCGCTTACCGAGCGCTTTTTCATCCCGAAGGAGCTTAAGGTCATGGGACGCTGGAGCGTTGAGGACGTCGTCGTCAACGACCCCTCGCTGAGGCCTTACATAAACCTCGACGCGAGAATCCTCCCGCACAGCCACGGCAGGCACGCCAAGAAGCCCTTTGGCAAGGCCCAGGTTCACATCGTTGAGAGGCTCATCAACAAGGTCATGAGAAGCGGTGCCAGCCACTTCAAGGCCGGCGGTCACTTCATGAGGCGCGAGCACCGCTCGATAATGAGCAAGAAGATGAAGGCCTACGAGGTCGTCAAGGAGGCCTTCATGATTATCGAGAGAAGAACCAAGCAGAACCCGATTCAGGTTCTCATAAGGGCCATCGAGAACTCCGCCCCGAGGGAGGACACCACTACCATCGCATTCGGTGGAATCCGCTACCACATGGCCGTTGACGTTTCCCCACTCAGGAGGCTCGACATTGCCCTCAAGAACATTGCCCTCGGTGCGAGCATAAAGTGCTACCGCAACAAGACCACCTTTGCCCAGGCCCTCGCCGAGGAAATCATTGCCGCCGCCAACAAGGACCCGAAGAGCTTCGCCTACAGCAAGAAGGAAGAAATCGAGAGGATTGCCCAGTCCTCCCGCTGA
- a CDS encoding 30S ribosomal protein S12, whose amino-acid sequence MPGKKAPYGEFAGRKLKLKRKKFRWSDIRYKRRVLRLKEKSDPLEGAPQARGIVLEKIAVEAKQPNSGMRKAVRVQLIKNGKVVTAFTPGDGAINHIDEHDEVIIEGIGGPKGGSMGDIPGIRYKVVKVNRVSLKELVKGRKEKPRR is encoded by the coding sequence ATGCCCGGAAAGAAGGCTCCGTATGGTGAATTTGCCGGTAGAAAGCTCAAGCTCAAGAGGAAGAAGTTCCGCTGGAGCGACATCCGCTACAAGAGGAGAGTTCTCAGGCTCAAGGAGAAGAGTGACCCGCTCGAGGGCGCTCCGCAGGCCAGGGGAATCGTCCTTGAGAAGATAGCCGTCGAGGCCAAGCAGCCGAACTCGGGAATGCGTAAGGCGGTTCGTGTTCAGCTCATCAAGAACGGTAAGGTCGTCACCGCCTTCACCCCAGGTGACGGAGCTATAAACCACATTGACGAGCACGATGAGGTCATCATCGAGGGAATCGGCGGTCCTAAGGGCGGTTCGATGGGTGATATCCCCGGAATCCGCTACAAGGTCGTCAAGGTCAACAGGGTCAGCCTCAAGGAGCTCGTCAAGGGAAGGAAGGAGAAGCCGAGGAGGTGA